A part of Thermoflexus hugenholtzii JAD2 genomic DNA contains:
- a CDS encoding transglycosylase SLT domain-containing protein, with protein MHWQGSFRGWWRWAVMGVVLFGLAAFFARWPRPSALPSRTRTPLPSPTVPATPSPTPSPTSTPTPLPGEWLDRGRRAMRVGAFEEAAAAYAAALQGALPPEAAGEAWVGWGRALLAAEQPAEAARVLAQAPMEELPPEWARGVWTLRGDAQRAAGDPAGAAEAYRHALALGSPLTAELRMRRALALQEAGRLEAAAAELRAALPAARNPSQEAAIRERLAETLEALQAYPAALEQYEAILAFARNRAYRAYIEWRAAQVLLAAGQTAEGYARLQQLIREAPDTLAAYNALVRLVEAGIPVPDDLRGRIDAAAGQCLPAVQAFERWIAAHPDHGDIHYEAARCYRDLGNLKAAHAHLDALIRDHPEASRWAEGWLEKGRLWLRSGAVEAAVALWRQFLARFPTHPFTPRLLYEAARLLERNGAEEAAEEFYRLLAERFPADPRAPEARHRQGVLAYGRGDLDAAAAAWEALRSQHPEAPEALAARFWLGKVALARGDRVRAEAEWQAVVAQASGRFLGERARMLLQGEDLTDLPETLDLLDPEAGRAEAEEWLRARLGITGTHPLSPSALWEDPLWQAGAEAWRVGWVEEARGLWTVLRQRVEGDPLALYALALAFREQGADALAVQAAARLLARLRVDPREAPPFLARLAYPVPYLDQVLEEARRHRLPPLLLYAVMRQESLFDPHAVSSARARGLMQIIPPTAREIAEALGQPYQESWLHRPAVSIAFGAYYLARQRDRFGGNLWVALAAYNGGPGNAARWWATARGDPDLFYERITLEETRRYLERVVEHLAVYRTLYAGRAE; from the coding sequence ATGCACTGGCAGGGATCCTTCCGAGGATGGTGGCGCTGGGCGGTGATGGGCGTGGTGTTGTTCGGGCTGGCGGCTTTCTTCGCGAGATGGCCGCGGCCGTCCGCCCTTCCCTCCCGGACGCGGACACCGCTTCCTTCCCCCACCGTCCCGGCGACCCCGTCGCCCACCCCCTCGCCGACATCGACCCCCACGCCCCTTCCCGGGGAGTGGCTGGATCGAGGACGCAGGGCCATGCGGGTGGGAGCGTTTGAGGAGGCTGCCGCCGCCTATGCGGCGGCGTTGCAGGGCGCTTTGCCTCCGGAGGCTGCCGGCGAGGCGTGGGTCGGATGGGGACGGGCCTTGCTGGCCGCCGAGCAGCCGGCGGAGGCCGCCCGAGTCCTCGCCCAGGCCCCTATGGAGGAGCTGCCCCCCGAGTGGGCCCGCGGGGTCTGGACGCTCCGGGGGGACGCCCAGCGGGCGGCCGGGGATCCAGCCGGAGCCGCCGAGGCGTATCGCCACGCCCTCGCCCTGGGCTCTCCCCTGACGGCGGAGCTCCGGATGCGCCGCGCCCTCGCCCTGCAGGAGGCGGGTCGGCTGGAGGCCGCTGCGGCGGAGCTGCGGGCCGCTCTCCCTGCAGCCCGGAACCCCAGTCAGGAGGCCGCCATCCGGGAGCGGCTGGCGGAGACCCTGGAGGCCCTCCAGGCTTACCCGGCCGCCCTCGAGCAGTATGAGGCCATCCTGGCTTTCGCCCGGAACCGCGCTTACCGCGCATATATCGAATGGCGGGCGGCCCAGGTCCTTCTCGCCGCCGGCCAGACCGCAGAGGGCTACGCCCGGCTCCAGCAGCTGATCCGGGAGGCCCCGGATACCCTCGCCGCCTACAACGCCCTGGTCCGCCTGGTGGAGGCGGGGATCCCGGTGCCGGATGACCTGCGAGGCCGCATCGACGCCGCCGCCGGGCAGTGCCTCCCGGCCGTCCAGGCCTTTGAGCGCTGGATCGCCGCCCACCCGGACCACGGGGACATCCACTACGAGGCCGCCCGCTGTTATCGGGATCTGGGGAACCTGAAGGCCGCCCACGCTCATCTCGACGCCCTGATCCGCGATCATCCGGAGGCCTCCCGCTGGGCGGAGGGATGGCTGGAGAAGGGGCGGCTGTGGCTCCGAAGCGGGGCGGTGGAGGCCGCCGTGGCCCTCTGGCGACAGTTCCTCGCCCGCTTCCCGACCCATCCCTTCACTCCTCGTCTGCTCTACGAGGCCGCCCGCCTCCTGGAGCGGAACGGAGCGGAGGAAGCGGCGGAGGAGTTCTATCGTCTCCTCGCCGAGCGCTTCCCGGCGGATCCGCGCGCGCCGGAGGCCCGGCACCGGCAGGGGGTGCTGGCCTACGGCCGGGGGGATCTCGACGCGGCGGCCGCGGCATGGGAGGCGTTGCGAAGCCAGCATCCAGAGGCGCCGGAGGCCCTGGCCGCTCGCTTCTGGCTGGGGAAGGTGGCCCTGGCCCGCGGGGATCGCGTGCGGGCGGAGGCGGAGTGGCAGGCCGTCGTCGCCCAGGCCTCCGGGCGCTTCCTCGGGGAGCGAGCCCGCATGCTCCTGCAGGGCGAGGATCTCACCGACCTGCCCGAAACCCTGGACCTCCTGGATCCGGAGGCGGGCCGGGCGGAGGCCGAGGAATGGCTGCGGGCCCGTCTGGGGATCACCGGCACCCATCCGCTCTCGCCGTCCGCGCTGTGGGAGGATCCCCTCTGGCAGGCCGGTGCGGAGGCCTGGCGGGTGGGCTGGGTGGAGGAGGCGCGAGGACTCTGGACCGTCTTGCGGCAACGCGTGGAGGGGGATCCCCTCGCGCTGTATGCCCTGGCCCTGGCCTTCCGGGAGCAGGGGGCAGACGCCCTAGCCGTCCAGGCGGCCGCCCGGCTGCTCGCCCGCCTCCGGGTGGATCCCCGGGAGGCGCCGCCTTTCCTGGCCCGGCTCGCCTATCCGGTGCCTTATCTGGATCAGGTCCTGGAGGAGGCCCGGCGGCATCGTCTGCCGCCGCTCCTGCTGTATGCAGTGATGCGCCAGGAGAGCCTGTTCGATCCCCATGCGGTCTCCTCGGCCCGAGCCCGCGGGCTGATGCAGATCATTCCGCCGACAGCTCGGGAGATCGCTGAGGCCCTGGGTCAGCCATACCAGGAGTCCTGGTTGCATCGTCCGGCTGTGAGCATCGCCTTCGGGGCCTATTATCTGGCCCGGCAGCGGGATCGCTTCGGGGGGAACCTGTGGGTGGCCCTGGCCGCTTACAACGGGGGGCCGGGGAACGCAGCGCGCTGGTGGGCGACGGCGCGGGGGGATCCCGACCTGTTCTACGAGCGGATCACCCTGGAGGAGACCCGCCGGTATCTCGAGCGGGTCGTGGAGCATCTCGCGGTGTATCGGACCCTCTACGCCGGGCGCGCCGAATGA
- a CDS encoding 50S ribosomal protein L25 has product MAELVLNAKPRSVIGKAVKALRRQGWIPAVLYGRHISPLPIQVEGRELQRVLSQARGGARLITLQVDGETHLALIREVQREPIRREILHVDFQAIEMTEKIRVEVPVIFKGASPAVERGEGVLVHGLTHVEIECLPKDLIEAITVDLSVLDRVDAAIYVRDLQAPPGVTIVSDPDELIALVTAPAAEAIEEAPLPAEAPEVEVIGRGKKVEEGEEEEE; this is encoded by the coding sequence ATGGCCGAGCTGGTGCTGAACGCGAAACCTCGAAGCGTGATCGGGAAAGCCGTGAAAGCCCTCCGCCGCCAGGGATGGATCCCGGCGGTGCTTTACGGGCGTCACATCTCGCCCCTTCCCATCCAGGTCGAGGGCCGGGAGCTGCAACGGGTGCTCTCCCAGGCTCGGGGCGGCGCCCGGCTGATCACCCTCCAGGTGGACGGCGAGACCCACCTGGCGCTGATCCGTGAGGTGCAGCGCGAGCCTATCCGCCGGGAGATCCTCCACGTCGATTTCCAGGCCATCGAGATGACGGAGAAGATCCGGGTGGAGGTCCCGGTGATCTTCAAGGGCGCCTCCCCGGCGGTGGAGCGGGGCGAGGGCGTCCTGGTGCACGGCCTGACTCACGTGGAGATCGAATGTCTCCCCAAGGACCTCATCGAGGCCATCACTGTGGACCTGAGCGTCCTGGATCGGGTGGATGCGGCGATCTACGTGCGGGATCTTCAGGCGCCGCCCGGGGTCACCATCGTGAGCGATCCGGACGAGCTGATCGCGCTGGTGACCGCGCCCGCGGCGGAGGCCATTGAAGAAGCCCCGCTGCCTGCGGAAGCTCCCGAGGTCGAGGTCATCGGACGCGGGAAGAAGGTCGAGGAGGGAGAGGAAGAGGAGGAGTGA
- the argC gene encoding N-acetyl-gamma-glutamyl-phosphate reductase produces the protein MWRVGIYGVTGYAGFEVFRLLRRHPAVEIVFAASESGAGSVLSQLFPTTEDFPVVGFAEAPLDQVDAVFLALPHGVSASVARQAHDAGVRVIDLSADFRLKDPATYARWYREAHPAPELLPEAVYGLTEWNRAAIREATLIANPGCYPTATLLALLPLAQAGAVGPGPIVVDAKSGVSGAGRKPSLTTHFVEVDENLSPYSIGRAHRHLPEMEQMLQAIHGTLGPLVFSPQLLPVARGILATIYVPLAPGWTEAMVHELLTEVYGREPFVKVLPRGTLATLRHSVGTNLCVLSVTGVPEAGMVIVTSSIDNLIKGAAGQAVQNFNVMFGIEETAGLL, from the coding sequence ATGTGGCGAGTGGGGATCTACGGGGTGACCGGCTACGCCGGGTTCGAGGTCTTCCGCCTGCTGCGGCGACACCCGGCGGTGGAGATCGTCTTCGCCGCCTCGGAGAGCGGCGCCGGCAGTGTCCTCTCCCAGCTCTTCCCCACTACGGAGGACTTCCCGGTGGTGGGCTTCGCGGAAGCCCCCCTGGATCAGGTGGACGCGGTGTTCCTGGCGTTGCCCCACGGGGTCTCCGCTTCGGTGGCCCGCCAGGCCCACGACGCCGGCGTGCGCGTCATCGACCTCTCCGCCGACTTCCGCCTGAAGGACCCTGCGACATATGCCCGATGGTATCGGGAAGCGCATCCCGCCCCCGAGCTGTTGCCTGAGGCGGTCTACGGCCTGACGGAATGGAACCGGGCGGCCATCCGTGAGGCGACGCTGATCGCCAACCCCGGCTGCTACCCCACCGCCACCCTCCTGGCCCTGCTCCCCCTGGCCCAGGCCGGGGCCGTGGGGCCCGGCCCCATCGTGGTGGACGCGAAATCCGGGGTCTCCGGGGCCGGCCGCAAACCCTCCCTCACCACCCACTTTGTGGAGGTGGATGAGAACCTGAGCCCCTACAGCATCGGCCGCGCCCACCGCCATCTGCCGGAGATGGAACAGATGCTGCAGGCCATCCACGGCACCCTCGGCCCCCTGGTGTTCTCTCCCCAGCTGCTCCCGGTGGCCCGGGGCATCCTGGCCACGATCTACGTCCCCCTCGCCCCCGGCTGGACCGAGGCGATGGTCCACGAGCTGCTGACGGAGGTGTATGGGCGCGAGCCCTTCGTGAAGGTGCTGCCTCGCGGGACGCTGGCGACGCTCCGCCACAGCGTGGGGACGAACCTCTGCGTGCTCTCGGTGACCGGCGTGCCGGAGGCCGGCATGGTCATCGTGACGTCTTCCATCGACAACCTGATCAAGGGCGCCGCCGGGCAGGCGGTCCAGAACTTCAACGTGATGTTCGGGATCGAGGAGACAGCGGGCCTTCTGTGA
- the argB gene encoding acetylglutamate kinase has protein sequence MRVIKIGGHELDQPSFLEGLIAALRRMRPLPLLVHGGGKAVSAWQQRVGLTPRYIGGLRVTDDETRELAVMTLAGLTNKSLVAALAQAGLPALGLCGADLALVRVEPLPELGWVGKPSAVDAERLRRWLAEGLLPVIAPIGLGPGGLYNVNADQMAAAIAAALPAEELVFLTDVPGVQAEGAVRPSLRAREAEVLIAAGVIRDGMIPKVRSALEALAAGVRRVRITNLSGLEAGGTEILAEA, from the coding sequence ATGCGGGTGATCAAGATCGGGGGCCACGAGCTGGACCAGCCCTCTTTCCTGGAGGGCCTGATCGCCGCCCTGCGCCGGATGCGACCGCTGCCCCTCCTGGTCCACGGCGGGGGGAAGGCGGTGAGCGCCTGGCAGCAGCGGGTGGGGCTCACCCCGCGCTACATCGGCGGGCTGCGGGTGACCGACGACGAGACCCGGGAGCTGGCGGTGATGACCCTGGCGGGGCTGACCAACAAGTCCCTGGTGGCGGCCCTGGCCCAGGCTGGCCTCCCTGCCCTGGGCCTGTGCGGGGCCGACCTGGCCCTGGTGCGGGTGGAGCCCCTGCCGGAGCTGGGATGGGTGGGGAAACCATCGGCGGTGGACGCGGAACGCCTCCGGCGCTGGCTGGCGGAGGGGCTGCTGCCGGTGATCGCCCCCATCGGCCTGGGGCCCGGGGGGCTCTACAACGTCAACGCTGACCAGATGGCGGCGGCCATCGCCGCGGCCCTCCCCGCCGAGGAGCTGGTCTTCCTAACCGACGTCCCGGGGGTGCAGGCGGAGGGAGCGGTTCGCCCTTCCCTCCGCGCCCGGGAGGCCGAGGTGCTGATCGCCGCCGGCGTCATCCGCGACGGCATGATCCCCAAAGTGCGCTCGGCCCTGGAAGCCCTCGCCGCCGGCGTCCGACGGGTTCGCATCACGAACCTGAGCGGCCTAGAGGCCGGCGGCACCGAGATCCTCGCGGAGGCATAG
- a CDS encoding aspartate aminotransferase family protein: MEAEALIALAERVLAPTYRRPPVLFTHGEGMYVYDANGRRYLDFVAGIAVCALGHADPGVAQVVAEQARRLVHLSNLYHTEPHLHLAEALVAHSFADRVFFCNSGAEAAEAALKFARKFARLRFGPHKTGFVAFTHSFHGRTMGALSVTEKPAYREPFAPLVPGVTFVPFNDVEAARAAITEETCAVIVEPIQGEGGVNVATPAFLRALRARCDEVGALLIFDEVQCGLGRTGTLWAYEAYGVEPDLLTVAKPLANGLPIGAVLMREAVAAALQPGDHGSTFAGGPLVTAVALHVFRRLCDPTFLAHVREVGEYLMARLQALALPGVKEIRGRGLLVGIEIEGDARAVVAAALERGLLITTAGDTVVRLVPPLIVERAHIDEALGILEDAMRAALPARSSHA, encoded by the coding sequence ATGGAGGCGGAGGCCCTGATCGCCCTAGCGGAACGGGTGTTGGCGCCCACCTACCGACGCCCTCCCGTGCTCTTCACCCACGGCGAGGGGATGTATGTTTACGACGCGAACGGCCGGCGCTACCTGGACTTCGTGGCCGGCATCGCTGTCTGCGCCCTGGGCCACGCGGATCCCGGGGTGGCCCAGGTGGTCGCCGAGCAAGCCCGGCGGCTGGTCCACCTGAGCAACCTCTACCACACCGAGCCCCACCTGCACCTGGCGGAGGCCCTGGTCGCCCACAGCTTCGCCGACCGCGTCTTCTTCTGCAACTCCGGCGCTGAGGCCGCCGAGGCGGCCCTGAAGTTCGCCCGCAAGTTCGCCCGGCTCCGTTTCGGCCCCCACAAGACCGGCTTCGTCGCCTTCACCCACAGCTTCCACGGCCGCACGATGGGCGCCCTCTCCGTGACCGAGAAGCCCGCTTACCGCGAGCCCTTCGCCCCCCTGGTCCCCGGGGTGACCTTCGTCCCTTTCAACGACGTGGAGGCCGCCCGAGCGGCCATCACGGAGGAGACATGCGCGGTGATCGTGGAGCCGATCCAGGGGGAGGGCGGGGTGAACGTGGCCACCCCGGCGTTCCTCCGGGCCCTGCGGGCGCGCTGCGATGAGGTCGGCGCGCTGCTCATCTTCGACGAGGTGCAGTGCGGCCTGGGACGCACGGGGACCTTGTGGGCCTACGAAGCATATGGAGTGGAGCCGGATTTGCTGACGGTCGCCAAGCCCCTGGCCAACGGGCTGCCCATCGGGGCTGTCCTGATGCGGGAGGCGGTGGCCGCGGCCCTCCAGCCCGGGGACCACGGCAGCACCTTCGCCGGCGGACCCCTGGTGACGGCGGTGGCCCTCCACGTGTTCCGGCGGCTGTGCGACCCCACCTTCCTGGCCCACGTGCGGGAGGTGGGGGAATACCTGATGGCGCGCCTGCAGGCGCTGGCGCTCCCCGGCGTGAAGGAGATCCGGGGCCGGGGCCTGCTGGTGGGGATCGAGATCGAGGGAGACGCCCGGGCCGTGGTCGCCGCCGCCCTGGAGCGGGGCTTACTGATCACCACCGCCGGCGACACGGTGGTGCGCCTGGTCCCCCCGCTGATCGTCGAACGGGCCCACATCGACGAGGCCCTGGGGATCCTGGAGGACGCCATGCGGGCGGCCCTCCCCGCCCGCTCTTCCCACGCCTGA
- a CDS encoding N-acetyltransferase has product MVRIRPARPEDIPALFGLVDAYARRGLLLPRSEEEIAATLSDWVVAEAEGRMVGCGSLVWMSPTLVEIRSLAVAEDYQGNGAGGAIVQALVRRARAAGARVVFALTRAVPFFERLGFAVTERERFPEKVWRDCVRCPLRERCDEVAVVYAFPEDEA; this is encoded by the coding sequence ATGGTGCGGATCCGACCGGCCCGACCCGAGGACATCCCTGCCCTGTTCGGCCTGGTGGACGCCTACGCCCGGCGGGGATTGTTGCTGCCACGATCCGAGGAGGAGATCGCGGCCACCCTGTCGGATTGGGTCGTGGCGGAGGCGGAGGGCCGGATGGTGGGATGCGGCTCCCTGGTCTGGATGAGCCCGACCCTAGTGGAGATCCGCTCCCTGGCCGTGGCCGAGGATTATCAAGGCAACGGCGCAGGGGGCGCCATCGTCCAGGCGTTGGTCCGGCGCGCCCGGGCGGCCGGGGCCCGGGTCGTGTTCGCCCTCACCCGGGCCGTCCCCTTCTTCGAGCGCCTGGGCTTCGCGGTGACGGAGCGGGAACGTTTCCCCGAAAAAGTCTGGCGGGACTGCGTGCGCTGCCCCCTGCGGGAGCGCTGCGATGAGGTGGCGGTGGTCTACGCCTTCCCGGAGGACGAGGCCTGA
- a CDS encoding argininosuccinate synthase, protein MDSREVRMVRKVVLAYSGGLDTSTIIPWLRETYGCEVIAFCADIGQGEEELRGVEERAYAGGASKVILRDLREEFLRDYVLPTVQAGAVYEGKYLLGTAMARPLIAKHQVQIALEEGADAVAHGATGKGNDQVRFELAYQALAPHLRVIAPWREWSITSRREAYEYARAHGVPIEWSTSRYSRDRNLWHVSHEGGPLEDPDWEPEADVFLWTTDPTCAPETPETITLAFEQGVPVALNGQPMGLVPLMEALNALGAKHGVGRVDLVENRLVGMKSRGVYETPGGTILVEALRALETLCLDRETMHFKQALALRYAELVYYGWWFSPLREAMDAFVKVVMRNVTGEVRLKLYKGNVWVVGRRSPYSLYREDIVSFDTVGAYDHKDAAGFIRLFGLPLKVHGLVRRGLRGEPRTPEERD, encoded by the coding sequence ATTGATTCCAGGGAGGTCCGTATGGTTCGCAAGGTGGTGCTGGCGTATTCCGGCGGACTGGACACCTCCACCATCATCCCGTGGCTGCGAGAGACGTATGGGTGCGAGGTGATCGCCTTCTGCGCCGACATCGGCCAAGGGGAGGAGGAGCTGCGCGGGGTGGAGGAGCGGGCCTACGCCGGCGGGGCGTCCAAGGTGATCCTCCGCGACCTGCGCGAGGAGTTCCTGCGGGACTACGTGCTGCCCACGGTGCAGGCCGGCGCCGTCTATGAGGGCAAATACCTCCTGGGGACGGCGATGGCCCGCCCCCTGATCGCCAAACACCAGGTCCAGATCGCCCTGGAGGAGGGAGCGGACGCGGTGGCCCATGGAGCCACCGGCAAGGGCAACGACCAGGTCCGCTTCGAGCTCGCCTACCAAGCCCTGGCACCCCATCTGCGGGTGATCGCCCCATGGCGGGAGTGGTCCATCACCTCCCGCCGCGAGGCCTATGAATACGCCCGCGCCCACGGGGTGCCCATCGAGTGGAGCACCAGCCGCTACAGCCGCGATCGGAACCTCTGGCACGTCTCCCACGAGGGCGGTCCCCTGGAGGACCCGGATTGGGAGCCTGAAGCGGATGTCTTCCTCTGGACCACGGATCCGACCTGTGCCCCGGAGACCCCCGAGACCATCACCTTGGCCTTCGAGCAAGGGGTCCCGGTGGCCCTCAACGGCCAGCCGATGGGCCTGGTGCCCTTGATGGAGGCCCTCAACGCCCTGGGGGCCAAGCACGGCGTCGGACGGGTGGATCTGGTGGAGAACCGGCTGGTGGGGATGAAGTCCCGAGGCGTTTACGAGACACCGGGGGGCACCATCCTGGTGGAGGCCCTGCGGGCCCTGGAGACCCTGTGCCTGGACCGCGAGACCATGCACTTCAAGCAGGCCCTGGCCCTGCGCTACGCGGAGCTGGTCTACTACGGCTGGTGGTTCAGCCCCCTGCGCGAGGCCATGGACGCCTTCGTGAAGGTGGTGATGCGGAACGTGACCGGGGAGGTCCGCCTCAAACTGTATAAAGGGAACGTGTGGGTGGTGGGCCGGCGCTCGCCCTACAGCCTCTACCGGGAGGACATCGTCTCTTTCGATACCGTGGGGGCCTACGACCACAAGGACGCCGCCGGCTTCATCCGGCTGTTCGGACTCCCGCTGAAGGTGCACGGCCTGGTCCGCCGCGGGCTGCGCGGGGAGCCCCGCACCCCGGAGGAGCGGGATTAG
- the argH gene encoding argininosuccinate lyase: MRLWGTVENPPLDPAFERLNASLPFDRRLYPQDIRGSIAWARALARAGILSPEEQQAIEEGLQRVREELDAGLFLFRPTDEDIHTAVERRLSELIGPAAGKLHTGRSRNDQVATDLRLFLMDEWPELEGGLRALEEALVRQAEAHPDLLMPGYTHLQRAQPIRYAQWCLAHAWAFERDRERLQEAFPRLATLPLGSGALAGTPFPIDREALARELGFQQVSPNSLDAVSDRDFVAEFLFIAAMIGIHLSRLAEDLILFASAEFGFIELDPAYTTGSSLMPQKRNPDALELARAKAGRLIGHLTGFLTVLKGLPSGYNKDLQEDKEPVFDTVDTLRAVLAVMPGLIATMRPRPERMRAALEEAMLATELADYLVRKGVPFREAHRVVSALVQEALREGKALSALPLERMRRHHPAFEADVFAALDPEAAVERRVVIGGTARAAVDAQIRALRARLAPADSQ; this comes from the coding sequence ATGCGCCTGTGGGGGACCGTGGAGAACCCGCCGCTGGATCCGGCCTTCGAGCGGCTGAACGCTTCGCTGCCGTTCGACCGTCGCCTGTATCCCCAGGACATCCGGGGCTCCATCGCCTGGGCCCGGGCCCTGGCCCGGGCCGGGATCCTGAGCCCCGAGGAGCAGCAGGCCATCGAGGAGGGCTTGCAACGGGTTCGGGAGGAGTTGGACGCCGGCCTCTTCCTCTTCCGGCCCACCGATGAGGACATCCACACGGCGGTCGAACGGCGGCTCTCGGAGCTCATCGGCCCGGCCGCCGGCAAGCTCCACACCGGGCGCAGCCGGAACGACCAGGTGGCGACAGATCTCCGGCTCTTTCTGATGGACGAATGGCCGGAGCTGGAGGGCGGGCTGCGCGCGCTGGAGGAGGCCCTGGTCCGGCAGGCGGAGGCGCACCCGGATCTCCTGATGCCGGGCTACACGCATCTGCAACGGGCCCAGCCCATCCGCTACGCCCAGTGGTGTCTGGCCCACGCCTGGGCCTTCGAGCGGGACCGGGAGCGGCTGCAGGAGGCCTTCCCCCGCCTGGCCACCCTCCCCCTGGGCAGCGGCGCCCTCGCCGGCACGCCCTTCCCCATCGACCGGGAGGCCCTGGCCCGGGAGCTGGGCTTTCAGCAGGTCTCCCCCAACAGCCTGGACGCAGTCTCCGATCGGGACTTCGTCGCCGAATTTCTCTTCATCGCCGCCATGATCGGTATCCATCTCAGCCGCCTGGCCGAGGACCTCATCCTGTTCGCCAGCGCGGAGTTCGGGTTCATCGAGCTGGATCCCGCCTATACCACCGGCTCCAGCCTGATGCCCCAGAAGCGCAACCCCGACGCCCTGGAGCTGGCCCGGGCGAAGGCCGGGCGGCTCATCGGGCATCTCACCGGTTTCCTCACGGTGCTCAAGGGCTTGCCCTCCGGCTATAACAAGGACCTCCAGGAGGACAAGGAGCCGGTCTTCGATACGGTGGACACGCTGCGGGCGGTGCTGGCCGTGATGCCCGGCCTGATCGCGACCATGCGGCCCCGCCCAGAACGCATGCGCGCCGCCCTGGAGGAGGCTATGCTGGCCACGGAGCTCGCCGACTACCTGGTGCGCAAGGGCGTCCCCTTCCGGGAAGCCCATCGGGTGGTGAGCGCGCTGGTGCAGGAGGCCCTTCGGGAGGGGAAGGCCCTGAGCGCTCTCCCTCTGGAGCGGATGCGCCGGCATCATCCGGCTTTCGAAGCGGACGTCTTCGCCGCCCTGGACCCCGAGGCCGCTGTAGAGCGGCGGGTTGTCATCGGCGGGACGGCCCGGGCCGCGGTGGACGCCCAGATCCGGGCCCTCCGGGCGCGCCTGGCCCCCGCCGACTCCCAGTAG